Part of the Lolium rigidum isolate FL_2022 chromosome 6, APGP_CSIRO_Lrig_0.1, whole genome shotgun sequence genome, TAGTATCAGCGTCACACTCTGGTATACTATACACTCTACTAGTGAGGATAGTGATAGGATTTCCATTTTACAAATGGTCATCAAAAGACAAAGGCAAATGCCAAAAGCTGTTTATGATAAGATCTCGTACACTGAATAACATGTAGGGGTGTCCTTTGGCTGTAATTAAAAAAATGAACAGTACAAGAGGTACCATACTCACTAAATAAGCAGTGCACGCGTAACATGGTGCACCGAATCGTCAAATGCATCTTGCACACAAACGATCCTCCGATTAAACAACAGCCCGCTGTACTGAAACTTCGTCATGACGAGTAATTTCAGACCAAGGATCTGGAAGAGCGCTCAGCCACTGAACATGCTGGATTCATTTCAAATAAACAAAGAGAATATTGTATGGCCAGCTGTGAGGCCATCTAtttatcaaaggaaaaaaaaacaagctCAAAGTACAAAACTATTTGAAACATTAGGTAAACTTGCTGTTAATGGCAGAGCAACAGATTGGTGCCTCACGTTAGTATTTgtcagacatatcaagcatcctatAGTATGAAAACAGTTCTCTGGCTCCAGCTCTATGTGTTTATACGTAGGTGCTCGAGATCAATGTGTGTATCCGCAAACAAATTAAAGAAAACAAGCAGGTGCTCCAGTTCAGTGTGTTTATGTGCAAACAAACTACAGAAAACAAGCAGGTGCTCCAGTTCAATGTGTTTATCCGCAAACAGACTACAGAAAACAAGCAGCAGGTGCTCCAGTTCAGTGTGTGTATCCGCAAACAAATTAAAGAAAACAAGAAGGTGCTCCAGTTCAATGTGTTTATAGGCAAACAAAATACATAAAACAAGCAGGTGCTTTTTAGTATCTCTATCCTCACtttcatgaagaagaggatgacactaGGAGAGTTGGGGCAATTTTCGTTGGTTTATTTCACACACATCTCACACAATGCCATAACCAACCTGAGGGTTGGGGATACAGATATATAGCTGCTAGCCAGCCACGAATATGCTAAGATGCTAGTCtaactgccagtccttgatgcccCTAAAAGCAGTCAAGGGTGCTGCtaactgccagtccttgatgcccCTAAAAGGCAGTCAAAGATACTTTCCTATCCTAACAGCAGTCCTTCACAAGGACCATGTATGCTGCAGCTAGTCCTCCACAGGACCATGTGCAGCAGCCTCTCTACAGAGACAACAGTACATGGACTTTATCCAACATTCTTCCCCTAAGTCTTGTACGTCGTCTTGTGGGAGCGCTGAGCCATCCCGAGCCGTACAAGTCCGTGTGCACGAGCTCGAGCCTCTCCTTGGCTCGGAAGCTCGCCCGGACGTCGCAGAACTGCACCACATGGTCGAGGCACAACAGGCCTCGCACCATCTCCGTGTCACTGAGATGCTTCAGGGCCTCAAGGTGAGGATGCTTGAAGCGCTCGTGCCACTGCCACGCCTCATCCTCCTGACGAGCAGCGAGACAGAAGGGGTTGTGCCACCTGCACATCAAGAACATAGAGGCGATTTGTGCCTCTAGTTACCTTGGCAAGCAGGCGACGGTGGCGATCCCAGATGCGCAGAACTCCGCTCTCGATCAGCACGCGGGAGCCGTTCTCATCCAGCTGTCCCGGGCTGATGATGGAGTTCCTCGGCGCGGGAATGTAGTAGACACCGGTGAGCAACCAATGCTCTCCGGTCTTGGCGGTGAAGGTGACGGAGCCGACACCCTTAATCTCCACGGcggaggcatccccaaacttgacGGAGCCTCGCACGTCGGAGTCAAGGTCGGCGAAGAACTCCCGTCGACCGGTCATGTGGTGGGTGGCGCCGGTGTCGAGGCACCACCCGCCTGTCTTGTTGTTGCCGGAGCCATCGCCGAGAAGGCCGTGTGCCTTTGACTCGTCGAGGTGGAGGAGAGCCGCTGCGGTCGGTACCGCTGGAGGTAGCTCGATGCTTGCATGCGCCATGAACGagccgactcctcctcctcctccgctcgtGCGACATGGGCCCGGCCGCGTCGTGGCTGCCGACACTCCTCGGCCCAATGGCCAAGCCGGCCACGGCTGTGGCGGGTGTCGTCCAGTGCCGGCTTGTGCCtgccggcggcgcctccgggcGCCTCCGCGGGCATCATCGTCGGCAAGTCCTTGCACCCCAGCACGGGCGTCTTTGCGCGGCTTGCCACGCTTGCGGCCGCCTGGCGTGGAAGAGGACTCCCCCTTCTTCATGTCACCGTGGCAGGAATCCCACTGCTCCCGAGTGAGAAGTAGCTTCCCGTCAATGGTGATGGGCCCGAGAGAGGTTGTGGCTCGTCGGTGTCGACGACCTTGAGGCGACCTATCGCCTCCTTGATCGTCATCGTGGAGAGGTCCAGCAGAGACTCGATCGAGCGAGCCATCTGCTTGTGCTTGTACTTCTCGGGGATGCAGCGAAAGAGCTTCTCGACAGTTCTCTCCTCGTCGTAGGTGTCATCACCGAACTGCACCATCTTCTGCAGCAGTGTTGAGACGGAGAGCAAAGTCATCGACGTCCTCCCCGGCTTGAAGGCCGGGTTCTCCCACTCCTTGCGAAGTGCTTGCGGTGTCGACTTGCGAGCACGATCGCTGCCGATGCGTGCCGCAGCGATGGCGTCCCAAGCCTCCTTGGCAGTCCGCTTGTTGGAAAGCGAGAACCGCATCTCGGGCGGAGCTGCAGCGATGAGGGCATCCAACGCCCGTCGATCCTCATGGTGGTCGACGTCGCCGTATCTGGACCGCCTCCCACATGTGCCGCACACGGAGCTCGATCCTCATGACCGCGGCCCACTCGACGTAGTTGGTTTTGGTGAGGGTAGGCCACCGGCACCGGGACCAACGTCCACGACCACGGTCCGGACCCCATAGAGGCCGCGGTCTTGGTCGTCCCAGCGGCCGCCGCCGTGCGCTCCGggagcgccaccgccgtgcgcgcctcctccgggagcgccaccgccgtgcgcgcCTCCTCCGGGAGCGCCACCGCCATGCACGCCTCCTCCGGGAACGCCACCGCCGTGCGCGCCTCCTCCGggagcgccaccgccgtgcgcgcCTCCTCCGGGAGCGCGGGCGTGCTCGGCTGCCCACTGCGCCACCCGCTCTCGCGCTGTGGCGTCTGCGTCGGCGTTGCCGTCAGCAGAACCGGAGCCATTGGCGCTGCCGCGCAGCACCTCGACCTCCGCCGCAGCTACACGTGATGCCTccgctgccgctgctgcttcTACCTCCGCTCTGGCTGCTGCCAGCTCGGCCGCTGCCAGCCTCGACGCCCTTGCTGCCGCCGCAGCGGCTGCTGCAGCCACTCGTTCACGCTCCTCTGCCGCGGCGCGATCGGCCTCCTGCCGACGCCGCGTGCTGGAGGTAGCCGTGTGCTGAGAGTGGCCGTCGGACATGGCTCGCTGCTGGGGGGCTAAGAGCTGCTTCTGACGAGCTGCTGCTCGACAACCCGGAGGGAGGGAAGTAACCAGGGGCAGGTGAGGCTGCTACTCGCTGGGGCTGCTCTCTTCCCTGTGAAGGGGAGGAGCAGGAAATGCTTAGGTTGCAAgacaaccttgctctgataccactttttAGTATCTCTATCCTCACtttcatgaagaagaggatgacactaGGAGAGTTGGGGCAATTTTCGTTGGTTTATTTCACACACATCTCACACAATGCCATAACCAACCTGAGGGTTGGGGATACAGATATATAGCTGCTAGCCAGCCACGAATATGCTAAGATGCTAGTCtaactgccagtccttgatgcccCTAAAAGCAGTCAAGGGTGCTGCtaactgccagtccttgatgcccCTAAAAAGGCAGTCAAAGATACTTTCCTATCCTAACAGAAGTCCTTCACAAGGACCATGTATGctgcagccagtcctccacaGGACCATGTGCAGCAGCCTCCACAGAGACAACAGTACAGGGACTTTATCCAACAGGTGCTCCAGTTCAATTTGTTTATCCGCAAACAAATTGCAGAAAACAAGCAGGTAATGCAACATAGGAACGATTGAGTTGCAACTAGTAAACAAAAACTGTAGCCAGGCAATGCAACAAGGTGTTAGAATGTTATAACAAGTTTACAACcaatatactccctctgtctagAAATGTAAGACGTTTTAGCTCTTTTACAGATTCACTCACTTTTGACTGTATCTATCTACTTTTAATGTGTAGGTGCACTccttttagtttgtatctagtctacttcAAAAATATGTAAAACATCTTACATTAGAGCACGGAGGGAGTATGAGTTAGTGGGTTTCAATAACATATCATATTATGGGGCAGAGGGATTAATCGCAGCAAGCATTTGTGAGCTTGCGCGAAAAATCCAGCAATTGTGAATTTGTAAAGCAAAATGTCGAGCCATTAGCAGAGGTAATTGTGTACCTCCGTTATTTTGTTAGCTGATAGATGAGACAAAAGTAAGAAGTTAAATATGAAGAAGCTACTGACGTAAAATACCATGAGTCTGAAATTACACTTCCAGTCCGAGCTAAACAAAAAGCCAATGAACCTCTCCTATAGCAGCAATGGAGTATCCTAAATCTTAGTAATGTACAATTGCAGCTCCGATTCTATCTGAATTCTCCTATCATCTAATCACAATAAACAACCCACCTCTCAGAGCACATTTTACACTGGGCATCCCTATAAGCAGGTCCAAAAATAAAAAGCACGCGCTGCACATAACGTCGAGCACATTGCTCGAACACTCTAGGGAAGCTGGCGGCGCCTAATGGTAGAAGACGACGGGCGGCACGGTGAAGCCGGTGTCCTTGAGGAAAGGGACTACCTGCGGGCGCTCGGCGAGGTCCCGGTAGAAGGCGTACTCGGCCTCGTAGTCGTGGAGGTCAAGTTCGTTCTTCTGGTTGCTGTGGTAGTGGTGCTTGGCGTCGGCCGCCTTCCCGAAGCCGAAGACGCTGACCCTGTCGCAGACTCCCACCGCGACCATGATGGCCTGCATCCCGGAGGAGTAGTGGAAGAGCGCGGCGTCGTGCGCGGCGTTCCAGTCCTCGACGGCGCGGCCGGTCTCCGCGACGAAGCGGCGTAGCGAGTAGTACTTGACGATGCGCGCGCAGAGGACGTCGAGGCGGGGATCGGTGACGGAGATGGGGGCGGcgtgggtggcggaggaggaggcgttgCAGGCGGCGACGTCGAGGAAGTGGGAGGCCTGGCAGATGTAGAGGAGGATGGGCACGCCGTCGCCGTAGGGGTGGCAGAAGCAGCCCGGGCGGCGCGCGCAGAGGTGGAGGATGTTGCTGTTGATGAAGGAGAGGTTGGTTTTGGTGCCGGCGTGCGCCGCGTAGCCCGCGACGCGCGCGTTGTTGAGGCGGAAGACGGCGTGGTGGGAGTCGATGAGGGGTCCCcgggggtggcggaggaggatgcCGCTGTTGCCGACGACGGCGCAGGTGGGGATGCGGGCGGGGAGGGAGAGGGCggaggggagggagaggaggacggtTGGGTCGTAGCGGCGCAGGCGGTGCCAGGCGCGGAGCGCGCGGCGGAGGGCGGGGTCGAGGAGGAGCCCCTCGCGCGGGAGCGGGTGGAGGAGGGGGTCGTGGTGGTCGCGGTGCTGGCCGCGGCGGTGGACGGGgaactggtggtggtggcggaggtggagcgGGTCGCGGCGCCAggagcgcgcgcgggcgcgggaggAGAGCGGGAGGCGGCCCTCGAGGAGGTCGTCGACGTCGCGGCGCAGGGAGGGCTCGGAgccgtcgacggcggcgaggcggaggagCGTGGCGTTGaggcgcgccggatcgagcggggCGAGCACGGGGGGCGCCCGGCGGAGCGCGGAGGGGAAGGAGAGCGCCCCGCagaggacgaggaagaggagcgCCGCGAAGGGTCCCCGCAGCGGCcgcttcatggccgccgccgccgcgggctaGGTGGGCTGGGGCCGCATCGGGGGAGGCGCATCTGGGTGTGAGCCGAGGTCCGGGGTGGCCGGGGGGGACGGCGACTATCCTTGTTTTTTACCGGACGCGGAACGCGATGGGCTCGAGCGTTGCGAGGTGAGATTATATAGGTCGGAGCGTGATTAATTTGCGCGGTTGGTTGGGCTTTGGGTTCGGGAACGAACGGGGGATCCAATGTCGGGTTCGAGCGTTGGGGGGAGCAATGATTCTGTGTTGGGAGGGAGGGAGGTAACGTGAGTGCACGCCATGGCTGCAGGAGATTGATGGGCTCTTTCTGTGACTTTCTTTTCTTCACTTGCCAACGGTCTGTACTCTTGTCTATTTAGTCGTGCCAAGCAAAAGCAGAATAATGCTAGTCCACATGCCGTTTTGATGATCTCACGGAGTGAACTGCATTcaatctttttttttccttcttcacTCAAACGAGCTCACCTTCTTTCATTTCTTTTCGAAAAGTCCACCAACTTATTCATAATCCTCAACAGCAGTAAAGAAAActataaaataataataaaaattaaaaagttctTTGGATCACCTAGCGATGACCGCAAGCACTCGAAGAAGCCGAAGGCACGCCACCGTCCTCATTGGAACTGGGTAAAACTtggcgtagtagagcttgttattgTAGACAGATAGAAAGCTGTCGTGTTAAGGCTCTAAAAGGACCGATGCACGAGAGCAACAACCATCGTCGGTGAAGAGCAACGTAGATCAGAAGGAGCACAGACCAAATCCAGCGGGATCCGCCGGAGACAAGCCTCCAGACACCCTCCGGGGACGATACATTCATCACTGGAATGGATGCTAGACGGGTGAGGGGCTTATTCcatctgatggggttcgtagcatagaaaacaaaaaatttcctaccgcaagacgaataaatccaagatctaatctatggaacacccaagatctaatctaccaagatcgaagcaacgagaagatcatgtgagactaaccctcgaagattccaaagtctacgagattagatctcgttgttgatgtagtcgatcgtcctgtgcttgcaatccggcggcacttccgtactcggtcgtgcgtacggtgtcgatgaagcccatcctctccccgttccggcgggcagcggaggtgtggtagatcccctcggaatcccggcagcacgacggcgtggtggtggaggtggaggagaaattctgcGAGGCTTCGCCAAGCTCGcgcgaggaagaaggaggagggagagaggggcggctagggcttgggggaatgatgtgctgcgccccagccctccctccctcttatataggcgtggggggctgccttggcccctcctccaagcctttgggtcggccaaaacaagggggggaacttccccccccaagttaagtccctattttcaagggatttgatcttatccacttggtacggccacatgggccttggggggctggtgtgcatggcccatgtgggcctatgcgacccctccggtccatgttggtcgtccgggataggtgggccccactatggtaccctccggaaccttctagaacctccggtacaataccgaaaaatctcgaacttttccggtaaccacgaaaatgacttcccatatatgaatcttattctccggaccattcggacctcctcgtgatgtcccggatcccatccgagactccgaacaaacttcggtctccatctcatattccgaatctacttatgcgacatcgaaccttaagcgcgtcaccctacggttcgtgaactatgcagacatggtcgagactcatctccgaccaataaccaatagcgggatctggagatccataatggctcccacatattcaacgataacttagtgatcgattgaaccatttacatacgataccgattccctttgtcacgcgatactttacttgtccgaggttcgatcatcggtatctccataccttgttcaacctcgttaccgacaagtactctttactcgttaccgtggtatgtcatctcttgtgatccaatcacatgcttgcaagctaatcggacgacattccaccgagagggcccagagtatatctatccgtcatcgggatggacaaatcccacagttgatccatatgcctcaactcacactttccgaatacttaatcccatctttataaccacccatttacgcaatggcgtttgatgtaatcaaagtacccttccggtgtaagtgatttacatgatctcatggtcgaaggactaggtaactatgtatcgaaagcttatagcaagttgaacttaatgacttgatctcatgctacgcttatttgggtgtatgtccattatatcattcacccaatgacataaccttgttattaacaacatccaatgttcatgatcacgaaaccatgatcata contains:
- the LOC124667221 gene encoding sialyltransferase-like protein 1 — protein: MKRPLRGPFAALLFLVLCGALSFPSALRRAPPVLAPLDPARLNATLLRLAAVDGSEPSLRRDVDDLLEGRLPLSSRARARSWRRDPLHLRHHHQFPVHRRGQHRDHHDPLLHPLPREGLLLDPALRRALRAWHRLRRYDPTVLLSLPSALSLPARIPTCAVVGNSGILLRHPRGPLIDSHHAVFRLNNARVAGYAAHAGTKTNLSFINSNILHLCARRPGCFCHPYGDGVPILLYICQASHFLDVAACNASSSATHAAPISVTDPRLDVLCARIVKYYSLRRFVAETGRAVEDWNAAHDAALFHYSSGMQAIMVAVGVCDRVSVFGFGKAADAKHHYHSNQKNELDLHDYEAEYAFYRDLAERPQVVPFLKDTGFTVPPVVFYH